A window of Phyllobacterium sp. T1293 contains these coding sequences:
- a CDS encoding phage major capsid protein produces the protein MTEQFSTPTSTLAPETKSAGTQNVAEAFDDFMHAFEEFRHSNDERIKQIEKSASADVLTHDKVERINHALDEQKRVIDHMLLKKARPALETGFSPLLSLEHKNAFEGYIRRGDEQGVRSIEAKALSIGSSPDGGYLVPPELERDIGTRLAVLSPIRALATVRQVSGSVLKKPFAVKGPVVGWVGETDARPQTEASKLAELQFPTMELYAMPAASSSLLDDAAVDVEQWISAEVETAFAEQEGQAFINGNGTTQPKGFLTYESVADANWSWGKLGNPSTGIAGGFSALGASDILFDTVYTLKAGYRQNASWVMNRKTQAAVRKLKDNDGHYLWSPPAAPGQQASLLGFRLSEAEGMPAMTTGTAAIAFGDFARGYLVVDRTGVRVLRDPYSAKPYVLFYTTKRVGGGVQDFDAIKLLKFAA, from the coding sequence ATGACCGAACAATTTTCGACACCAACATCAACACTGGCACCCGAAACCAAGAGCGCAGGTACACAAAACGTCGCCGAGGCATTCGACGACTTCATGCATGCCTTTGAAGAGTTCCGCCACAGCAATGACGAGCGCATCAAACAGATCGAAAAAAGCGCCAGCGCCGATGTTCTGACGCATGACAAGGTCGAGCGTATCAATCACGCACTTGATGAGCAGAAACGTGTCATCGATCATATGCTGCTGAAGAAAGCACGCCCGGCTCTGGAAACGGGGTTTAGTCCCTTGCTTTCACTGGAACACAAAAACGCCTTCGAGGGTTATATCAGGCGCGGCGACGAGCAGGGCGTCCGCTCGATTGAAGCCAAGGCCCTATCCATCGGCTCTTCGCCCGATGGCGGCTACCTTGTCCCGCCGGAGCTGGAACGCGATATCGGAACGCGACTGGCGGTACTGTCGCCCATCCGCGCACTGGCAACCGTACGGCAGGTATCGGGCTCCGTGCTGAAGAAGCCGTTTGCAGTCAAAGGCCCGGTGGTTGGCTGGGTTGGCGAAACCGATGCCCGGCCACAGACAGAGGCTTCAAAACTGGCTGAACTTCAGTTTCCCACCATGGAGCTTTACGCCATGCCGGCTGCCTCGTCATCATTGCTGGATGATGCGGCAGTTGACGTGGAACAGTGGATTTCCGCCGAGGTAGAGACCGCGTTCGCCGAGCAGGAGGGACAGGCTTTCATCAATGGCAACGGCACCACCCAGCCCAAAGGTTTCCTGACTTATGAAAGCGTCGCCGACGCAAACTGGAGCTGGGGCAAGCTTGGCAATCCGTCAACCGGCATTGCCGGTGGCTTTTCTGCTTTGGGCGCATCGGACATTCTGTTTGATACGGTCTATACGCTGAAGGCCGGCTATCGGCAGAATGCCAGTTGGGTGATGAACCGCAAGACCCAGGCAGCTGTGCGCAAACTCAAGGACAATGACGGGCACTATCTCTGGTCCCCACCTGCCGCTCCGGGCCAACAGGCATCACTGCTCGGTTTCCGGCTGAGCGAGGCCGAAGGCATGCCCGCCATGACGACAGGCACGGCAGCCATTGCTTTTGGAGATTTTGCCCGTGGCTATCTGGTAGTCGATCGCACAGGTGTTCGGGTCCTGCGCGATCCCTATTCAGCCAAACCCTATGTGCTGTTCTACACAACCAAGCGCGTGGGTGGCGGTGTGCAGGACTTCGATGCGATCAAGCTGCTGAAATTCGCTGCTTGA
- a CDS encoding DUF6107 family protein: MTNWSDAAWILAAKAAGAIAGSAVSLAYMLPKDKSEAAIRFIVGIVCGLAFGGLAGVKIASELDIGGQLGDGELMLMGAAAASLAAWTALGIFARITARMGESKSPLDGPSSSTKRDIANAGK, from the coding sequence ATGACAAACTGGTCCGATGCCGCCTGGATTCTGGCGGCAAAGGCGGCTGGTGCCATTGCAGGTTCCGCCGTCTCACTTGCCTATATGCTGCCGAAGGACAAGAGCGAGGCAGCCATCCGCTTTATCGTTGGTATTGTCTGCGGGCTCGCCTTTGGCGGGCTGGCCGGCGTGAAGATTGCATCCGAACTTGATATTGGCGGCCAGCTTGGCGATGGCGAATTGATGCTGATGGGCGCTGCCGCTGCCAGTCTGGCGGCGTGGACGGCACTTGGCATTTTTGCCCGTATCACAGCGCGCATGGGTGAATCAAAATCTCCGCTGGATGGCCCAAGCTCTTCAACAAAAAGGGATATCGCCAATGCTGGAAAATGA
- a CDS encoding phage portal protein produces MALHWPWRWRAANEHPRLNTKAAQGFVALQFDREARWSQSGYTGLSRQGFMRNPIVYRCVRLLAEAAAATPWLLYEGRTEHTQHPLLDMLSNPHRGADGASLLETLYGHLLLSGNAYIERVSAGNGAAELHLLRPDRVRVITGDNGWPVALGYGVGANKRTIALDDGQALHLKLFHPLDDHYGFAPLEAALMALDIHNASGVWNKALLDNSARPSGALVYAPADTARLTEAQFDRLKTELEEGYTGAAKAGRPLLLEGGLDWKSMGLSPRDMDFIAAKNAASRDIALAFGIPPMLLGIPGDNTYANYAEANRAFYRLAVIPLITRTAKAIGNWLGPVYGERLRLEPDFDRIDGLSMERDALWQRISAAPFLSDDEKREAVGYARKPD; encoded by the coding sequence ATGGCACTTCATTGGCCGTGGCGCTGGCGCGCCGCGAATGAACATCCGCGTCTTAACACCAAGGCAGCGCAAGGATTTGTAGCGCTGCAATTTGACCGGGAGGCACGCTGGTCGCAGAGCGGCTATACGGGTCTGTCGCGGCAAGGATTTATGCGCAACCCGATTGTCTACCGGTGTGTGCGTCTTCTGGCGGAAGCCGCCGCCGCCACACCTTGGCTACTCTACGAAGGGCGGACGGAACATACGCAGCATCCATTGCTTGACATGCTGTCAAATCCGCATCGCGGCGCCGACGGAGCAAGCCTGTTGGAAACGCTGTACGGTCATCTTCTGCTTTCCGGCAACGCCTACATAGAGCGGGTTAGCGCCGGGAATGGTGCAGCCGAATTGCATCTGCTGCGCCCGGATCGCGTGCGCGTCATTACCGGGGATAATGGATGGCCGGTGGCTTTGGGCTACGGCGTTGGTGCCAATAAGCGCACCATTGCACTTGATGACGGGCAGGCGCTGCATCTCAAACTGTTTCATCCGCTTGATGATCATTATGGCTTTGCGCCGCTTGAAGCAGCCCTGATGGCGCTCGACATTCACAATGCGTCTGGCGTCTGGAACAAGGCGCTGCTCGATAATTCCGCGCGTCCATCAGGCGCGCTGGTTTATGCGCCTGCGGATACGGCACGTTTGACCGAAGCTCAGTTCGACAGGCTGAAGACAGAACTGGAAGAGGGGTATACCGGCGCAGCCAAGGCGGGACGCCCTTTACTGCTCGAAGGTGGGCTTGACTGGAAATCCATGGGCCTGTCGCCGCGCGATATGGACTTCATTGCTGCTAAAAATGCTGCCAGCCGCGACATCGCTTTGGCCTTCGGTATTCCGCCTATGCTGCTCGGCATTCCCGGTGACAATACCTATGCCAATTATGCCGAAGCCAATCGCGCATTCTATCGTCTGGCGGTGATTCCGCTGATCACTCGAACGGCCAAGGCAATCGGAAACTGGCTCGGCCCTGTTTATGGCGAACGGTTGCGGCTGGAACCGGATTTCGATCGCATTGATGGGCTGTCCATGGAGCGGGATGCGCTGTGGCAGCGTATATCTGCAGCGCCATTCCTGAGCGATGACGAGAAGAGAGAGGCTGTGGGATACGCCCGTAAGCCTGACTGA
- a CDS encoding transglycosylase domain-containing protein, whose amino-acid sequence MNEPQAKDTLAKNKRKRFKVSPLLGLDAWIDSSLYELRFRLAEFWEDTTIFFRRFHVSGWRRAVVEVLSEGFTWGTAGSVVMLTLAIPAFHDTEKNWRTRDDFAITFLDRYGNEIGQRGILHRSAVPIDELPDHVIKAVLATEDRRFFDHFGIDFLGLSRAMTENLRANSVVQGGSTITQQLAKNLFLTNERSIDRKIKEAFLALWLESNLSKKEILQTYLDRAYMGGGTFGIAAASEFYFGKSIKDVNLAEAAMLAGLFKAPAKYAPHVNLPAARARANVVLSNLVQGGLMTEGQVVGARRNPATVVDRGRSESPDYFLDWAFDEVRRVGQKLPSHTLVVRTTLDTGIQKAAEESAEYHLRQFGKEYKVTQAAVVVLENNGAVRAIVGGRDYGESQFNRATAALRQAGSSFKPYVYAAAMEKGMTPKTMISGGAVSWGNWSPQNYSRQYLGQIDLTTALVKSINTVPVRLAKDYLTTAPIVALAKAMGVESVISSHKTMVLGTSGMTVMDQATGYNVFATGGIAGMRHAFTQMSDQNGKVLWDWKTDGDAPHRALTEKAAFNMNIMLSQVPEWGTGRRAALPMTRVAGKTGTTQSYRDAWFVGFTGNYTAAVWFGNDNFTPTKELTGGILPAMTWQRFMNYAHQNIDLKAIPGIDPTMPKQEKVAAAKPATGDDVDALKAQERPRVLSNATVTSLREIGQALKEAPELKLPVLPAKVSAL is encoded by the coding sequence ATGAACGAGCCTCAGGCCAAAGACACTCTGGCCAAGAACAAACGCAAGCGATTCAAGGTCTCGCCACTGCTTGGACTTGATGCGTGGATTGATTCGTCGCTCTACGAGTTGCGTTTCCGCCTTGCCGAATTCTGGGAAGATACAACCATCTTCTTCCGCCGCTTCCACGTCTCAGGCTGGCGGCGCGCGGTCGTGGAGGTTCTCAGCGAAGGTTTTACCTGGGGCACCGCCGGTTCCGTGGTGATGCTGACGCTTGCCATTCCTGCCTTCCACGACACCGAAAAGAACTGGCGTACGCGCGACGATTTTGCCATTACCTTTCTTGATCGCTACGGCAACGAAATCGGCCAGCGCGGCATCCTGCATCGCAGCGCCGTGCCCATTGATGAATTGCCTGATCATGTCATCAAGGCTGTTCTTGCGACGGAAGACCGCCGCTTCTTTGACCATTTTGGCATTGATTTTCTTGGCCTTTCCCGCGCTATGACAGAAAATCTGCGTGCCAATTCCGTGGTTCAGGGTGGTTCCACCATCACACAGCAGCTGGCGAAAAACCTGTTCCTGACCAATGAGCGCAGCATTGATCGCAAGATCAAGGAAGCTTTTCTGGCGCTGTGGCTGGAATCCAACCTTTCCAAAAAGGAAATCCTGCAGACCTATCTCGATCGCGCCTATATGGGCGGCGGAACGTTCGGCATTGCGGCGGCCTCGGAATTCTATTTCGGCAAGAGCATCAAGGATGTGAATCTGGCTGAAGCCGCCATGCTCGCAGGCCTGTTCAAGGCGCCGGCGAAATATGCACCGCACGTCAACCTGCCTGCTGCCCGCGCGCGCGCCAATGTGGTGCTGAGCAATCTTGTGCAGGGCGGACTGATGACCGAAGGACAGGTTGTCGGTGCCCGGCGAAATCCCGCAACGGTTGTGGATCGCGGCCGGTCCGAAAGCCCCGATTATTTCCTCGACTGGGCGTTTGATGAAGTGCGCCGCGTTGGCCAGAAACTGCCCTCCCATACTCTGGTGGTGCGCACGACGCTTGATACGGGCATCCAGAAAGCCGCCGAGGAATCGGCTGAATATCATCTGCGCCAGTTCGGCAAGGAATATAAAGTCACGCAGGCGGCCGTCGTGGTGCTGGAGAACAACGGCGCGGTGCGGGCAATCGTTGGTGGCCGCGACTATGGCGAAAGCCAGTTCAACCGCGCCACGGCAGCGTTGCGTCAGGCGGGTTCCTCATTCAAGCCCTACGTCTATGCTGCGGCCATGGAAAAGGGCATGACGCCCAAGACCATGATTTCAGGCGGTGCTGTTTCGTGGGGCAACTGGTCGCCACAAAACTATTCCCGTCAATATCTCGGGCAGATCGATCTGACGACCGCACTGGTCAAATCGATCAACACGGTTCCAGTACGTCTCGCCAAAGATTATCTGACAACCGCGCCGATCGTAGCGCTGGCCAAAGCCATGGGCGTGGAATCGGTGATCAGTTCGCACAAGACCATGGTGCTCGGAACATCAGGCATGACCGTCATGGATCAGGCAACGGGCTATAATGTGTTTGCCACCGGCGGCATTGCCGGTATGCGCCATGCCTTCACCCAGATGAGCGACCAGAACGGCAAGGTTCTCTGGGACTGGAAGACTGATGGTGATGCGCCGCATCGCGCCCTTACGGAAAAGGCTGCATTCAATATGAACATCATGCTGTCGCAGGTGCCCGAATGGGGTACCGGACGGCGCGCGGCCCTGCCAATGACGCGCGTGGCGGGCAAGACCGGCACCACGCAGAGCTATCGCGATGCCTGGTTCGTCGGCTTTACCGGCAACTACACCGCCGCCGTCTGGTTCGGCAATGATAATTTCACGCCGACCAAGGAATTGACCGGCGGCATCCTGCCCGCCATGACATGGCAGCGCTTCATGAATTATGCGCATCAGAATATTGATCTGAAGGCGATTCCGGGTATCGATCCCACCATGCCGAAACAGGAGAAGGTGGCCGCAGCCAAACCGGCAACGGGTGACGATGTTGATGCCCTCAAAGCGCAGGAGCGTCCGCGCGTTTTGTCCAATGCGACCGTTACCTCCTTACGTGAAATCGGTCAGGCCCTGAAGGAAGCACCCGAACTGAAACTGCCCGTCCTGCCAGCGAAAGTCTCTGCGCTTTGA
- a CDS encoding DUF3168 domain-containing protein, with the protein MTSAGLQLQKALLKVLTTDIALNEWVHRRIYDHVPEQAVFPYITFGTTSTYDWSTFTERGSEHFLTLHIWNRGTGRKTVFEIMGRLDSLALLLALKLEGHRLVSFTLEQSQTFSAESRGGYAGIMRYRAMTEEL; encoded by the coding sequence ATGACCAGCGCCGGGCTTCAATTGCAAAAAGCGCTGCTCAAGGTGCTGACAACCGATATTGCTCTGAATGAATGGGTACATAGACGCATCTATGACCATGTGCCGGAGCAGGCTGTGTTTCCCTATATCACCTTCGGGACGACGAGCACCTATGACTGGAGCACGTTTACCGAGCGCGGCAGCGAGCATTTTCTGACGCTGCATATCTGGAATCGTGGCACCGGCAGGAAAACAGTGTTTGAGATCATGGGCAGGCTGGACAGCTTGGCCCTATTGCTCGCCTTAAAGCTGGAAGGGCACAGACTTGTCAGTTTCACCCTCGAACAATCGCAGACTTTTTCCGCCGAAAGCCGCGGCGGTTATGCGGGTATCATGCGGTACCGCGCGATGACCGAAGAGCTTTAA
- a CDS encoding LysE family translocator, whose translation MSIEHWLAFVAASAILLAIPGPTILLVISYALGHGRRFAAATVAGVALGDFTAMTASMLGLGALLAASAAIFTVLKWIGAAYLIYLGIKLWRAPVADTATSDTPERNESALRIFLHTYVVTALNPKSIIFFVAFLPQFLDTTRPVFTQMAIFETTFLVLATLNAGTYALMASMARQTIRKPKVQRIVNRTGGSLMIGAGLLALGWKKAA comes from the coding sequence ATGTCTATTGAACATTGGCTGGCATTCGTCGCGGCATCGGCAATCCTTCTGGCGATTCCCGGACCAACCATTCTGCTTGTTATTTCCTATGCGCTTGGCCATGGCCGTCGCTTTGCCGCTGCAACCGTTGCGGGTGTGGCGCTGGGTGATTTTACTGCTATGACCGCCTCGATGCTCGGCCTTGGTGCGCTGCTTGCTGCCTCTGCGGCCATCTTCACTGTACTCAAATGGATCGGTGCAGCCTATTTGATTTATCTCGGTATCAAACTCTGGCGCGCTCCAGTTGCCGATACCGCCACGAGTGATACTCCGGAGAGGAACGAAAGTGCGCTGCGTATTTTTCTGCATACCTATGTGGTGACGGCGCTGAACCCGAAAAGCATCATCTTCTTCGTGGCCTTCCTGCCGCAGTTTCTCGACACGACACGTCCGGTTTTTACCCAGATGGCGATCTTTGAAACGACATTCCTTGTGCTCGCTACACTCAATGCTGGTACCTACGCGCTGATGGCATCCATGGCGCGCCAGACGATCCGCAAGCCAAAGGTCCAGCGCATCGTGAATCGCACCGGCGGTTCACTGATGATTGGGGCGGGTCTGCTGGCACTGGGCTGGAAGAAAGCCGCCTGA
- a CDS encoding YciI family protein, with the protein MYVVSLNYVAPLEELDAVIDGHIAFLDRHYASGTFLASGRKVPRTGGVILARSESEEALRAILAEDPFWQKKLATYDIQQFVATKAQKGLEGLLD; encoded by the coding sequence ATGTACGTTGTCTCGCTGAATTACGTCGCCCCGCTTGAAGAGCTTGATGCGGTTATCGATGGGCATATCGCCTTTCTCGACCGTCACTATGCATCAGGGACATTTCTGGCATCGGGCCGCAAAGTGCCGCGCACCGGCGGCGTCATCCTCGCCAGAAGCGAGAGCGAAGAAGCCTTACGCGCGATTCTTGCCGAAGATCCGTTCTGGCAGAAGAAACTGGCGACCTATGATATCCAGCAATTCGTGGCGACCAAAGCGCAGAAGGGGCTGGAAGGTCTGCTCGACTGA
- a CDS encoding phage head closure protein: MPTLFIDPGKLAHELQLERAVLVDDDVNGIVEEWREIATLWAHIEPVGAATVLFGEQSLPEVTHRITMRSRDDLQSGMRLRRGSRFFQLITIHDPDETGRYLICRAREEGL; encoded by the coding sequence ATGCCGACGCTGTTTATCGATCCGGGTAAACTGGCGCATGAGCTGCAGCTGGAACGCGCCGTTCTCGTCGATGACGATGTGAATGGGATCGTCGAAGAGTGGCGTGAAATCGCAACCCTTTGGGCCCATATCGAACCGGTAGGGGCGGCAACGGTTCTCTTTGGCGAACAAAGCCTACCAGAAGTTACCCATCGCATCACCATGCGGTCACGCGATGACCTGCAAAGCGGCATGCGCTTGCGCAGGGGTAGCCGCTTCTTCCAGCTCATCACCATTCATGATCCCGATGAAACCGGCCGTTATCTCATCTGCCGCGCACGGGAGGAGGGACTATGA
- a CDS encoding DUF1254 domain-containing protein, with the protein MGKFLRALLFGLVGAGLVHVAVVLLVPYYSDRNAWSRISDYGEDWAFHPVVRQATQETVPLALDPLFEAVACRFDITDLPAHITGVGTAPYWSISVYNRQGENIYSINDRTAIADQLDLVVARPLQMIELNKTKPVSAANSVLIEADMDEGFVVVRGFVPDQSWKAQVDAFLKSANCSPLL; encoded by the coding sequence ATGGGTAAATTCCTCCGCGCCCTGCTGTTTGGCCTCGTTGGCGCCGGTCTTGTCCATGTCGCCGTGGTGCTGCTCGTGCCCTATTATTCCGATCGGAATGCGTGGTCACGCATCTCTGATTATGGCGAGGACTGGGCGTTTCACCCGGTGGTGCGGCAAGCCACGCAGGAAACAGTGCCACTCGCGCTCGATCCGCTGTTTGAGGCGGTGGCCTGCCGCTTCGACATCACCGATCTTCCCGCCCATATCACCGGTGTTGGCACGGCGCCTTACTGGTCGATTTCGGTCTATAACCGGCAGGGCGAGAATATTTATTCAATCAACGACCGCACCGCCATTGCCGATCAACTCGATCTAGTGGTCGCCCGCCCGCTGCAGATGATCGAGCTTAACAAGACCAAGCCCGTTTCAGCAGCCAATTCGGTGCTGATCGAAGCGGATATGGATGAGGGTTTTGTCGTGGTGCGCGGCTTTGTGCCTGATCAGTCGTGGAAAGCGCAGGTTGACGCTTTCCTGAAAAGCGCCAACTGTTCGCCGCTGCTCTGA
- a CDS encoding head-tail connector protein produces the protein MTITVVKPTAVEPVALADLRQFLRLSGTGEDMLLSGLLKAARETLEAQTGLALIKQTQRLYVDQWPKDDLVKIDRHPVRSIVCVTAYEPDGVPVILPIAQMHLETATRPARLHMHHEADGLGGLEIDFIAGFGETGLDVPDALKHALMTLVAHWYEFRGAVGPADHPVSLTPAFERAISLWRRISL, from the coding sequence ATGACCATAACTGTAGTGAAGCCAACGGCTGTGGAGCCGGTGGCGCTGGCGGATCTGCGCCAGTTTTTGCGATTGAGCGGGACAGGCGAAGATATGTTGCTCTCCGGTCTGCTAAAGGCGGCACGGGAAACGCTGGAAGCCCAGACGGGACTTGCTTTGATCAAGCAGACCCAGAGGCTTTATGTCGATCAATGGCCAAAAGATGATCTGGTCAAAATTGACCGCCATCCGGTGCGGTCAATTGTTTGCGTCACGGCGTACGAGCCTGATGGCGTGCCAGTCATTCTCCCCATCGCTCAGATGCATCTGGAAACAGCTACGCGTCCGGCCCGGCTTCATATGCACCATGAGGCTGACGGGTTGGGCGGACTGGAGATTGATTTCATCGCAGGGTTCGGGGAAACGGGGCTTGACGTGCCGGATGCGCTCAAGCACGCGCTCATGACGCTGGTTGCCCATTGGTACGAGTTTCGTGGTGCCGTTGGCCCCGCCGATCATCCTGTCTCTCTGACACCGGCATTCGAGCGCGCTATAAGCCTGTGGCGAAGGATATCCCTGTGA
- a CDS encoding DNA-packaging protein, with product MNLPYAERMNWCANNLSPVQIQALTNEWIFQGRASQQPPYHDWRTWLILGGRGSGKTRAGAEWVNSIVHGFPPFKQPAALNIALVGETLADVREVMIDGPSGIMAVSRTDRPRFEATRRRLVWANGATAAMFSSEDPDSLRGPQFGAAWCDELGKWKHAQETWDMLQFGLRLGENPKQIVTTTPKPIALLKALMNDSAVLVRRMRTVENNANLAQSFLAHMGKLYGGTRLGRQELDGELIEERRDALWSRSMMEEIYRADVPEMQRIVVTIDPPASATRKSDACGIVAAGVDAEGIGWILADESFAPAKPIQWAKRSIQLFYRLEADLIVAEINQGGDMVAAVIAAEDNTVPVRGVRANRGKALRAEPIAALYEQGRIRHAGRFPALEDEMCDFTHAGLSNGRSPDRVDALVWALSELMLKKDISPRIRVMD from the coding sequence ATGAACTTGCCCTATGCCGAGCGGATGAACTGGTGTGCCAACAATCTCAGCCCCGTGCAGATACAGGCCTTGACCAATGAATGGATATTTCAGGGGCGGGCGAGCCAACAGCCACCATATCATGACTGGCGTACCTGGCTGATCCTTGGCGGGCGCGGTTCCGGCAAGACCCGCGCCGGAGCCGAGTGGGTGAACAGCATTGTGCATGGATTTCCGCCGTTCAAACAGCCAGCCGCTCTCAACATCGCACTGGTTGGTGAAACCCTTGCGGATGTGCGCGAAGTCATGATTGACGGACCGTCCGGCATCATGGCGGTGTCTCGGACTGACCGCCCGCGCTTTGAGGCAACGCGCCGACGGCTTGTCTGGGCCAATGGCGCAACGGCGGCAATGTTTTCATCCGAAGATCCGGATAGTTTGCGCGGACCGCAATTTGGTGCGGCTTGGTGTGATGAGTTGGGCAAGTGGAAACATGCGCAGGAAACCTGGGACATGCTGCAATTTGGTTTGCGGCTGGGCGAAAATCCGAAGCAGATTGTAACAACAACACCAAAGCCGATCGCTTTGCTAAAGGCTTTGATGAACGACAGTGCTGTTTTGGTACGCCGGATGCGCACCGTCGAGAATAATGCCAATCTGGCCCAGAGCTTTCTTGCACATATGGGCAAGCTCTATGGTGGAACGCGGCTGGGACGACAGGAGCTTGATGGCGAACTGATTGAGGAGCGCCGTGATGCCCTGTGGTCGCGGTCAATGATGGAAGAGATTTATCGTGCCGACGTCCCGGAAATGCAGAGGATTGTCGTCACTATCGATCCGCCAGCCAGCGCAACGCGAAAGTCCGACGCTTGCGGGATCGTTGCTGCAGGGGTTGATGCGGAAGGTATAGGCTGGATACTCGCCGATGAGAGTTTCGCTCCCGCCAAACCTATTCAATGGGCCAAACGTTCCATCCAGCTGTTCTACAGGCTGGAGGCCGATCTGATCGTGGCTGAGATAAACCAGGGCGGCGATATGGTTGCCGCTGTAATCGCTGCTGAGGATAACACTGTGCCAGTTCGCGGCGTGCGTGCTAATCGCGGCAAAGCGCTGCGGGCTGAACCCATCGCCGCATTGTATGAACAGGGTAGGATCAGGCACGCTGGCCGCTTTCCGGCACTGGAGGATGAGATGTGCGATTTCACCCATGCAGGGTTATCAAACGGGCGTTCGCCGGATCGTGTGGATGCATTGGTCTGGGCTCTGAGCGAACTGATGCTGAAAAAAGACATCAGTCCGCGTATTCGCGTGATGGACTAA
- a CDS encoding HK97 family phage prohead protease → MLENERIEKKFAGLAIERVELDGSFSGYASLFGEVDLGKDVIAPGAFAASIRKRGVSGIRMLWQHDANEPIGIWTRINEDRHGLYVEGRLTTGVTRGREVLELMRAGAIDGLSIGFRTVKARADGAGVRRILEADLWEISVVTFPMLPSARVGQVKALHPIDAVLAVSLRAAARRIRA, encoded by the coding sequence ATGCTGGAAAATGAGCGAATTGAGAAGAAGTTTGCTGGACTGGCAATAGAACGGGTCGAACTGGACGGAAGTTTCTCCGGCTATGCCAGCCTGTTTGGCGAAGTCGATCTTGGGAAGGATGTGATTGCTCCGGGTGCTTTTGCAGCGTCCATTCGCAAGCGAGGCGTCTCCGGCATCCGGATGCTTTGGCAGCACGATGCCAATGAACCCATCGGCATCTGGACACGTATCAATGAGGACAGACACGGCCTTTATGTCGAGGGGCGTCTGACAACAGGTGTTACGCGTGGCCGCGAGGTGCTGGAACTGATGCGGGCAGGGGCAATTGATGGGCTCTCCATTGGCTTTCGCACCGTAAAGGCGAGGGCTGACGGCGCTGGCGTCAGGCGTATTCTCGAGGCCGATCTGTGGGAGATCTCTGTCGTGACATTTCCGATGCTGCCTTCCGCGCGGGTGGGGCAGGTCAAGGCATTGCATCCGATTGATGCGGTGCTGGCGGTAAGCCTGCGGGCCGCCGCCCGGCGTATCCGCGCTTGA
- a CDS encoding DUF1214 domain-containing protein, with amino-acid sequence MLRNVLLVLIALVIAVGGGTLSAWYAVNRFDGFGTLTVGQWTGYPDAGTPQSDPYAKARAAREGAFPLGSAEGLAFYAYRDDQGQALNRRCTYIIDGNSPNSRFWTLYTADLALIPLDPGADRLPALHSRQIFRSESGKFVVNVSPKAQTGNWLATTGDGRMVLVMTLYDTPVGSNSGLVDMTFPMVKKVGCDG; translated from the coding sequence ATGCTTCGAAATGTGCTCCTCGTCCTCATTGCCCTTGTGATTGCCGTTGGCGGCGGAACGCTGAGCGCGTGGTATGCCGTCAACCGCTTCGACGGCTTCGGCACGCTGACCGTTGGCCAATGGACCGGCTATCCCGATGCGGGTACACCGCAGTCTGACCCCTACGCCAAGGCACGGGCAGCGCGCGAGGGGGCATTTCCGCTGGGCAGTGCGGAAGGGCTTGCCTTTTATGCCTATCGTGATGATCAGGGTCAGGCTCTCAACCGCCGATGCACCTACATTATTGACGGCAACAGCCCCAATTCCCGTTTCTGGACGCTCTATACTGCCGATCTGGCGCTTATCCCGCTTGATCCGGGTGCGGACCGGTTGCCAGCCCTGCATTCACGCCAGATTTTCCGCAGTGAAAGCGGCAAGTTCGTCGTCAATGTCTCGCCGAAGGCACAAACAGGCAATTGGCTTGCCACCACAGGCGACGGCCGCATGGTGCTGGTTATGACGCTTTACGATACCCCCGTCGGCAGCAATTCCGGTCTGGTCGATATGACCTTCCCAATGGTCAAGAAGGTAGGCTGTGATGGGTAA